The Octadecabacter arcticus 238 genome contains a region encoding:
- a CDS encoding DUF2938 family protein: MLMSTTLTIITVSIFSVAVMDVWQRLYHRLGGLPPTNWAMVGRWLLATVNTHKIFGHQLQKITPYPRETMIGWVFHYLIGMMYVIAYIALWKNVGILTPTFLDGLIFGIVSVAVPWFFFMPTMGAGVLGSKTPRPVLACLSALGVHAVFGVAIALSLQLSQ; the protein is encoded by the coding sequence ATGCTGATGAGCACAACCTTAACGATTATTACAGTAAGCATTTTTTCTGTCGCTGTTATGGATGTTTGGCAACGCTTATATCATCGTTTGGGAGGTTTACCTCCTACTAATTGGGCGATGGTTGGGCGCTGGTTACTTGCTACAGTCAACACTCATAAAATCTTCGGTCATCAATTGCAGAAAATTACACCGTATCCGCGCGAGACTATGATTGGCTGGGTTTTCCATTATCTTATTGGGATGATGTATGTGATTGCATACATAGCTCTCTGGAAAAACGTGGGAATATTGACCCCTACTTTTCTTGATGGTTTGATCTTCGGTATCGTGAGTGTAGCCGTGCCTTGGTTTTTCTTTATGCCAACTATGGGGGCTGGGGTATTAGGCAGTAAAACACCACGCCCAGTTTTGGCCTGCCTATCAGCGCTTGGAGTACATGCAGTGTTTGGAGTTGCTATTGCTTTATCGCTTCAACTGTCACAGTAA
- a CDS encoding recombinase family protein: protein MLIGYARTSTVDQQAGFEAQLVELKAYGCERMYQEQVSAVATRTQLDAAIDILRIGDKLVVTKLDRLARSVAHMGNILEEIEAKGAGLVILSLGSERVDTSTATGKLILNMMVSVAQFEREMMKERQVEGVKRAKAEGKYKGRVPTAMNKADKVKALVEAGVDRLKIQEQLNISKASYYRCLSV, encoded by the coding sequence ATGTTAATCGGATACGCCAGAACCAGCACCGTTGATCAACAGGCAGGGTTTGAAGCTCAACTAGTCGAACTGAAGGCATACGGCTGTGAGCGTATGTATCAGGAGCAAGTGTCTGCTGTTGCTACCCGTACCCAGCTTGATGCTGCTATTGATATCCTACGCATTGGTGACAAGCTGGTAGTAACGAAGCTGGACCGTCTGGCGAGATCAGTCGCTCATATGGGAAACATACTAGAAGAGATTGAAGCCAAAGGCGCTGGCTTGGTTATCTTGTCCTTAGGCTCAGAGAGAGTTGATACATCAACTGCAACAGGCAAGCTCATACTCAACATGATGGTGTCTGTCGCCCAATTTGAGCGTGAGATGATGAAGGAAAGACAGGTCGAAGGCGTCAAAAGAGCTAAGGCTGAAGGCAAATATAAGGGCCGTGTCCCAACAGCGATGAACAAAGCTGATAAGGTGAAAGCGTTGGTTGAGGCTGGTGTTGATCGTCTGAAGATACAGGAGCAACTGAACATATCGAAGGCTTCATATTACAGGTGCTTGTCTGTGTAA
- a CDS encoding heavy metal-binding domain-containing protein, translated as MTQRDTRRTALYELKREAYEVGANAVVGVDLDYVELSGAGSMVMLVASGTAVIIED; from the coding sequence ATAACCCAAAGGGATACACGCCGTACTGCTCTCTATGAACTGAAGCGAGAGGCTTATGAAGTTGGAGCTAATGCTGTTGTTGGGGTGGACTTGGATTATGTAGAACTGAGCGGCGCAGGTTCCATGGTCATGCTGGTAGCGTCTGGAACTGCTGTAATCATTGAAGACTGA
- a CDS encoding DUF2167 domain-containing protein, whose amino-acid sequence MLSNRFLKTLLRENIIFLVVSFMAFSSGPAILYAQEVNPYAFIEPLTVSRGRLMPSSQEAIKMPREEMCELVKTEFGWAGCEEVDVMVFLFTPQIDTLIIDKPDASGYVKLDDWDSDEREEVISDIEDYLRASVEEQGERIGQIITFDGWRVYPTLNTAKNYMYYATDITWGGEPVTNVKAVVFDRYGFITFSIMPVDSNMSETQIVTTINDVLDKYEPNLLEGYSSFVSGDKVAAVGAVGVLASLVGVKYGKAAVTGILVALVLFLKKAAFLLLLPLYWVGTWMMRLFRKSE is encoded by the coding sequence ATGCTTTCAAACAGATTTCTCAAAACGCTGCTACGAGAAAACATAATTTTCCTTGTAGTTTCATTTATGGCTTTCAGTTCTGGACCTGCCATCCTCTATGCTCAAGAGGTAAATCCATATGCTTTTATAGAACCGCTGACCGTATCACGCGGAAGACTTATGCCTTCATCCCAAGAGGCAATTAAGATGCCAAGAGAAGAGATGTGCGAACTGGTCAAAACAGAGTTTGGATGGGCTGGATGCGAAGAGGTAGATGTCATGGTGTTTCTGTTTACACCACAGATAGATACGCTGATAATAGACAAGCCTGATGCGTCTGGTTACGTCAAACTCGACGATTGGGATTCAGATGAACGCGAAGAAGTTATTTCTGATATTGAAGACTACCTCCGAGCATCGGTTGAGGAGCAGGGAGAAAGGATTGGACAGATTATTACCTTCGACGGATGGAGGGTATACCCAACCTTAAATACTGCCAAAAACTACATGTACTATGCTACCGATATTACTTGGGGTGGAGAACCCGTGACCAACGTTAAAGCCGTAGTTTTTGATCGGTATGGATTTATTACCTTCTCTATTATGCCCGTTGATTCAAATATGTCCGAGACACAAATAGTGACCACCATCAACGATGTTCTGGACAAATACGAGCCTAACCTGCTGGAAGGGTACTCGTCCTTTGTCTCTGGAGATAAAGTTGCAGCCGTCGGAGCTGTTGGCGTTTTGGCATCGCTTGTTGGTGTGAAATACGGGAAAGCTGCTGTGACCGGTATTCTGGTTGCTCTTGTGCTATTTTTGAAGAAAGCCGCTTTCCTTCTTTTACTTCCACTTTATTGGGTTGGAACTTGGATGATGCGGTTATTCAGAAAGTCTGAGTAA
- a CDS encoding YbjQ family protein, with amino-acid sequence MAQCKKCNKKIGFLDYAASGICLTCYKIEHMPQSDEDVELHKHRVEQDAKIDAIMLTTETAPNLNITKRIEIVTAECAFGMNMFKDLFAGVRNVVGGRSEAVQKTMRDSRRTALYELKREAFEVGANAVVGVDLDYVELSAAGNMVMLVASGTAVVIED; translated from the coding sequence ATGGCTCAATGCAAGAAGTGCAATAAGAAGATTGGTTTTTTAGACTACGCCGCGTCGGGAATATGCCTTACCTGCTACAAAATCGAGCACATGCCTCAAAGCGACGAAGATGTAGAACTGCATAAGCACAGGGTAGAACAGGACGCCAAGATTGACGCTATCATGCTAACCACCGAAACAGCACCCAACCTCAACATCACCAAGCGCATTGAGATTGTCACAGCAGAATGTGCGTTCGGTATGAATATGTTCAAAGACCTGTTCGCTGGGGTAAGAAATGTTGTTGGTGGACGCTCTGAGGCTGTTCAAAAGACTATGCGAGACTCACGCCGTACTGCACTCTATGAACTGAAGAGAGAAGCTTTTGAGGTAGGTGCTAACGCTGTTGTCGGTGTGGACCTTGATTATGTAGAACTCAGTGCCGCTGGTAATATGGTCATGTTGGTAGCATCTGGAACGGCTGTAGTGATCGAAGACTGA